A window from Aquabacterium sp. NJ1 encodes these proteins:
- a CDS encoding cell division protein FtsQ/DivIB, with protein MQAAALNSFSAPEETPQDVLWMNAAASALLVVAIGLLLAAGVTKLTRLPYFNLQKVQLEGDLERNNLATVRANVVPRMHGGFFNVNLNRSREIFESVPWVRKAVVRRVWPNELRVVLEEHRPAAYWHHEDSEDELVNTYGEVFDANLGDVEDEHLPTLEAPLNPSAGEAKAMLDMLQRLKPVLAPLGEIDTLKLTERGSWSVELDNDATIELGRGGPEEVQARVDRFVRTLPELQRQYPAPLAHADLRYPEGYAVKLRGLTTLQDGQKAPVIKKPVVAKPVAAHNAPANNKPSSSTR; from the coding sequence ATGCAGGCCGCCGCCCTCAACAGCTTCAGCGCACCGGAAGAGACGCCGCAAGACGTCCTCTGGATGAACGCTGCCGCTTCTGCCTTGCTGGTGGTGGCGATCGGGCTGTTGCTGGCCGCGGGTGTCACCAAGCTGACCCGCTTGCCCTACTTCAACCTGCAGAAGGTGCAGCTCGAAGGCGACCTGGAGCGCAACAACCTGGCCACGGTGCGCGCCAACGTCGTGCCGCGCATGCACGGCGGCTTCTTCAACGTGAACCTCAACCGCAGCCGCGAGATCTTCGAGTCGGTGCCCTGGGTGCGCAAGGCCGTGGTGCGCCGCGTGTGGCCCAACGAGCTGCGTGTCGTGCTGGAAGAGCACCGCCCTGCGGCCTACTGGCACCACGAGGACAGCGAAGACGAGCTGGTCAACACCTACGGCGAGGTGTTCGATGCCAATCTCGGTGATGTGGAAGACGAGCACCTGCCCACGCTCGAAGCGCCGCTCAACCCCAGCGCTGGCGAAGCCAAGGCCATGCTCGACATGCTGCAGCGCCTCAAGCCCGTGCTCGCACCGCTTGGTGAGATCGACACGCTCAAGCTGACCGAGCGCGGCTCCTGGAGTGTCGAGCTGGACAACGATGCCACGATCGAGCTGGGTCGCGGTGGGCCGGAGGAGGTGCAGGCGCGCGTCGATCGCTTCGTGCGCACCTTGCCCGAGCTCCAGCGCCAGTACCCCGCCCCCCTGGCCCACGCCGACCTGCGTTACCCCGAGGGCTACGCCGTCAAGCTGCGTGGCCTGACCACTTTGCAGGATGGCCAGAAGGCCCCTGTGATCAAGAAACCCGTCGTTGCCAAACCGGTGGCTGCACACAACGCGCCGGCCAACAACAAACCTTCGTCTTCAACCAGATAA
- a CDS encoding multifunctional CCA addition/repair protein has product MKTYLVGGAVRDRLLGRPSGDRDWVVVGSTPQAMSALGYMPVGKDFPVFLHPQTKEEYALARTERKSGHGYHGFQVHASPEVTLEEDLARRDLTINAMAEDETGHVIDPYGGQRDLRDRVLRHVSPAFAEDPVRILRLARFAARFHDFGVAEDTVVLMRKMVEAGEVDHLVAERVWQELARGLMEDKPSRMFEVLRDCGALARLLPEVDRLWGVPQRADYHPEVDTGVHLMMVLDMSARLHTSLAVRYACLGHDLGKGTTPPDVLPRHLGHEGRSAQLLKQVNERLRVPVDCRELADVVAREHGNMHRSDTLNAAAVLRLLERCDAFRKPQRFREILQACECDARGRLGLQDEPYPQAERLSLALDIALAVPTAEVSAAAQQRGLRGEAIGQAIAQARTEALVQGGF; this is encoded by the coding sequence ATGAAAACTTATCTTGTTGGCGGCGCAGTCAGAGACCGTTTGCTGGGGCGGCCCAGTGGTGACCGCGACTGGGTCGTCGTGGGCAGCACGCCGCAAGCCATGAGCGCGCTGGGCTACATGCCCGTGGGCAAGGACTTCCCCGTGTTCCTGCACCCGCAGACCAAGGAGGAATACGCCCTGGCCCGCACCGAACGCAAGAGCGGCCACGGCTACCACGGCTTCCAGGTCCACGCCTCGCCCGAGGTCACGCTCGAAGAAGACCTGGCCCGGCGCGACCTCACCATCAACGCCATGGCCGAAGATGAAACCGGCCACGTCATCGACCCGTACGGCGGCCAGCGCGACCTGCGCGATCGCGTGCTGCGCCATGTCTCGCCCGCCTTCGCCGAAGACCCGGTGCGCATCCTGCGACTGGCCCGCTTCGCCGCGCGCTTTCATGATTTCGGCGTGGCCGAAGACACCGTGGTGCTGATGCGCAAGATGGTGGAGGCCGGCGAGGTAGACCACCTGGTGGCCGAGCGCGTCTGGCAGGAGCTGGCCCGTGGCCTGATGGAAGACAAGCCCTCACGCATGTTCGAGGTGCTGCGCGACTGCGGCGCCCTGGCCCGACTGCTACCCGAGGTCGACCGCCTTTGGGGCGTGCCACAACGCGCCGACTACCACCCCGAGGTCGACACCGGTGTGCACCTCATGATGGTGCTGGACATGAGCGCGCGCCTGCACACCTCGCTGGCCGTGCGTTATGCCTGCCTCGGCCACGACCTGGGCAAGGGCACCACGCCGCCCGACGTGCTGCCTCGCCACCTGGGCCATGAGGGCCGCAGCGCGCAACTGCTCAAGCAGGTCAACGAGCGCCTGCGCGTACCCGTGGACTGCCGCGAGCTCGCCGATGTGGTGGCACGTGAGCACGGCAACATGCACCGCAGCGACACACTCAACGCGGCCGCCGTGCTGCGCCTGCTGGAGCGTTGCGACGCATTTCGCAAGCCGCAACGCTTTCGCGAAATCCTGCAAGCCTGCGAGTGCGATGCCCGTGGCCGCCTGGGCCTGCAGGACGAGCCCTACCCGCAGGCCGAGCGCCTGAGCCTGGCGCTGGACATCGCGCTGGCCGTGCCCACCGCCGAGGTTTCTGCTGCAGCGCAGCAACGTGGCCTGCGTGGCGAGGCCATCGGTCAGGCCATCGCACAGGCCCGGACCGAGGCCCTGGTTCAAGGGGGTTTTTGA
- a CDS encoding D-alanine--D-alanine ligase: protein MSTIPLQAPRIDPASLGKVAVLFGGTSAERDVSIMSGSGVLKALQSQGVNAFAFDPAERPLQELKAEGVDRVFIALHGRGGEDGTVQGALELLKIPYTGSGVMASSIAMDKIMTKRIWRFEGLPTPDWRMVSSAEDCAHALTALGAPMIVKPAREGSSIGLTKVTDPAQCAAAYAAAAQHDPEVLCEQFIEGEETTCPVLIVEGEAQALPVIRIVAPGGNYDYQNKYFTDDVKYLCPSQLAADEEAEIQRQVVRAFKTLGCRGWARADVMIRQSDRQPFLLEINTSPGMTGHSLVPMSAKVAGLSYEQLCVHLLASASLDSVR from the coding sequence ATGAGCACCATCCCACTCCAAGCGCCCCGCATCGACCCGGCCAGCCTGGGCAAGGTGGCCGTGCTGTTTGGCGGCACCTCGGCCGAGCGTGATGTGTCCATCATGTCCGGCTCGGGCGTGCTCAAGGCCTTGCAGTCACAAGGCGTTAACGCCTTTGCTTTTGATCCTGCCGAGCGCCCGCTGCAGGAGCTCAAGGCCGAAGGCGTGGACCGCGTGTTCATCGCGCTGCATGGCCGTGGTGGTGAAGACGGCACCGTGCAAGGCGCTCTGGAGTTGCTGAAGATTCCGTACACCGGCTCCGGGGTGATGGCGTCCAGCATTGCGATGGACAAGATCATGACCAAGCGCATCTGGCGCTTCGAAGGCTTGCCCACGCCGGACTGGCGCATGGTGTCCAGCGCCGAAGACTGCGCGCATGCCCTGACTGCCCTGGGCGCCCCCATGATCGTCAAGCCCGCACGCGAAGGCTCGTCCATCGGCCTGACCAAGGTGACCGACCCTGCGCAGTGCGCTGCCGCTTATGCCGCCGCTGCGCAGCACGACCCCGAAGTGTTGTGCGAGCAGTTCATCGAAGGCGAAGAGACCACCTGCCCGGTATTGATCGTTGAAGGCGAGGCGCAGGCCCTGCCCGTGATCCGCATCGTCGCGCCCGGTGGCAACTACGACTACCAGAACAAGTACTTCACCGACGACGTGAAGTACCTGTGCCCCAGCCAGCTCGCTGCCGACGAAGAGGCTGAGATCCAGCGCCAGGTGGTGCGGGCGTTCAAGACCCTGGGTTGCCGGGGCTGGGCGCGTGCCGACGTGATGATCCGCCAGTCGGACCGCCAACCCTTCCTGCTGGAGATCAACACCTCGCCGGGCATGACCGGCCATTCCCTGGTGCCCATGTCGGCCAAGGTGGCTGGCCTGAGCTATGAACAACTGTGTGTCCACCTGCTGGCCTCGGCCAGCCTGGACAGTGTCCGCTGA
- the ftsZ gene encoding cell division protein FtsZ yields MAIEMIDNFDMGTQIKVIGVGGGGGNAVEHMISQGVQGVQFICANTDSQALLRSSAEMQLQLGNSGLGAGAKPEAGRAAAEEAVDQIRAALDGAHMVFITAGMGGGTGTGAAPVIARVAKDMGILTVGVVTKPFEFEGNRRMKQADTGLNELEANVDSLIVVLNEKLLEVLGDDVTQEEAFGKANDVLKNAVGGISDIIHIPGLVNVDFEDVKTVMSEPGKAMMGTATAGGPDRATKAAEAAVACPLLEGIDLSGARGVLVLIAAGKSSFKLSESRNAMNTIRRYAAEDAHVIYGTAYDESLGDQLRVTVIATGLCGSKRQQAPMTVVHSAPQTQVFQRTGTDNIPVLTQPIGHAGHAQGLAGGVAGMGHASAGGNDFSGLNTPSVWRSGRTQAAAKVDALASNGMDEIEIPAFLRKQAD; encoded by the coding sequence ATGGCAATCGAGATGATCGACAACTTCGACATGGGCACGCAGATCAAGGTGATCGGTGTGGGCGGCGGTGGCGGTAACGCCGTTGAACACATGATCTCCCAAGGCGTGCAAGGCGTGCAGTTCATCTGCGCCAACACGGACTCGCAAGCGCTGCTGCGCTCGAGCGCCGAGATGCAACTGCAACTGGGCAACTCCGGCCTGGGCGCAGGGGCCAAGCCCGAAGCCGGCCGCGCCGCTGCTGAAGAAGCAGTCGACCAGATCCGTGCTGCACTGGACGGCGCCCACATGGTGTTCATCACCGCCGGCATGGGCGGTGGTACCGGCACCGGTGCGGCCCCTGTGATCGCCCGCGTGGCCAAGGACATGGGCATCCTGACCGTGGGCGTGGTGACCAAGCCGTTCGAATTCGAAGGCAACCGCCGCATGAAGCAGGCTGACACCGGCCTGAACGAACTGGAAGCCAATGTCGACTCGCTGATCGTCGTGCTCAACGAGAAGCTGCTGGAAGTGCTGGGTGACGACGTCACGCAGGAAGAAGCTTTCGGCAAGGCCAACGACGTGCTGAAGAACGCCGTGGGCGGCATCTCCGACATCATCCACATCCCCGGCCTGGTGAACGTCGACTTTGAAGACGTCAAGACCGTGATGAGCGAGCCTGGCAAGGCCATGATGGGTACCGCCACCGCTGGTGGCCCGGACCGCGCCACCAAGGCAGCCGAAGCCGCTGTGGCCTGCCCGCTGCTGGAAGGCATCGACCTGTCCGGCGCACGTGGCGTGCTGGTGCTGATCGCTGCAGGCAAGTCCAGCTTCAAGCTGAGCGAGTCGCGCAACGCCATGAACACCATCCGTCGCTACGCTGCTGAAGATGCACACGTGATCTACGGTACGGCCTACGACGAAAGCCTGGGCGACCAGCTGCGCGTGACCGTGATCGCCACCGGCCTGTGCGGCTCCAAGCGCCAGCAAGCTCCGATGACCGTGGTCCACAGCGCACCGCAGACGCAAGTCTTCCAGCGTACCGGCACCGACAACATCCCCGTGCTGACCCAGCCGATCGGCCACGCAGGCCATGCGCAAGGTCTGGCTGGTGGCGTGGCAGGCATGGGCCACGCCAGCGCTGGCGGCAACGATTTCAGCGGCCTGAACACGCCCAGCGTGTGGCGCTCCGGCCGCACGCAAGCGGCTGCCAAGGTTGACGCCCTGGCCAGCAACGGCATGGATGAAATCGAGATCCCGGCCTTCCTGCGCAAGCAAGCTGACTGA
- the rsmA gene encoding 16S rRNA (adenine(1518)-N(6)/adenine(1519)-N(6))-dimethyltransferase RsmA translates to MRPDRPSNRPASSRPAKPHGKRAVQGGGGHIARKRFGQNFLVDLGVIDEIVRAISPKPGEALIEIGPGLGALTNPVVERCEHLTVVELDRDLAARLRKRPELTVIESDVLKVDFGQIAQERGCKLRIIGNLPYNISSPILFHLLPWASHVADQHFMLQKEVVDRMVASPGNKDFGRLSVMLQWRYDMECVVDVPPESFDPPPKVDSAVVRMVPRAQPAEVDPAVLEQMVAVAFSQRRKILRHTLGQWIEQNGIQTDFDLQRRAEEVPVAEFVALAARKGSAPAA, encoded by the coding sequence ATGCGCCCTGATCGCCCCTCCAACCGCCCGGCTTCCTCGCGCCCCGCCAAGCCTCATGGCAAACGGGCCGTGCAAGGCGGCGGTGGCCACATCGCCCGCAAGCGCTTTGGCCAGAACTTCCTGGTGGACCTGGGTGTCATCGACGAAATCGTGCGCGCCATCTCGCCCAAGCCGGGTGAGGCGCTCATCGAAATCGGCCCCGGCCTGGGCGCGCTGACCAACCCCGTGGTCGAACGCTGCGAACACCTCACCGTGGTCGAGCTGGACCGTGACCTGGCCGCCCGCCTGCGCAAGCGCCCCGAACTCACGGTCATCGAATCCGATGTGCTCAAGGTCGACTTCGGCCAGATCGCGCAAGAGCGGGGCTGCAAGCTGCGCATCATCGGCAACCTGCCCTACAACATCTCCAGCCCCATCCTGTTCCACCTGCTGCCCTGGGCCTCGCACGTGGCAGACCAGCACTTCATGCTGCAAAAGGAAGTGGTGGACCGCATGGTGGCCTCACCGGGCAACAAGGATTTCGGCCGCCTGAGCGTGATGCTGCAATGGCGCTACGACATGGAGTGCGTGGTCGACGTGCCGCCCGAATCCTTCGACCCGCCACCCAAGGTGGACTCGGCCGTGGTGCGCATGGTGCCCCGCGCCCAGCCCGCCGAGGTGGACCCGGCCGTGCTGGAACAGATGGTGGCCGTGGCCTTCTCGCAGCGCCGCAAGATCCTGCGCCACACGCTGGGCCAATGGATCGAACAGAACGGCATCCAGACCGACTTCGATCTGCAGCGCCGCGCCGAAGAGGTGCCCGTGGCCGAGTTCGTTGCCCTGGCGGCGCGCAAGGGCTCAGCCCCTGCTGCCTGA
- the murC gene encoding UDP-N-acetylmuramate--L-alanine ligase translates to MKHAVKHIHFVGIGGAGMSGIAEILHNLGYTVSGSDQSDSATSRRLASLGIQVHVGHEAAHIEGAEAVVTSTAVKGDNPEVIAARAKRIPVVPRAVMLAELMRLRKGIAIAGTHGKTTTTSLVTSILAEAGVDPTFVIGGKLNSAGANSALGKGEYIVVEADESDASFLNLLPIMSVVTNIDADHMDTYGHDFARLKQAFVDFLHRMPFYGSAILCADDPGVRSIIPLISRPVITYGFGEDAQVRAVNVEALAGGQMRFVVQRRNGVVMPDITVTLNLPGVHNVLNALAAIAVATEIELPDEPIIQALGAFTGVGRRFQRYGEFKTADGGQVTLIDDYGHHPVEMAAVISAARGAFPGQRLVLAFQPHRYTRTRDCFEDFVKVLGTADAVLLTEVYAAGEAPIVAADGRALTRAVRVAGKVEPIFVDDVAELPQSIATNARGGDVVICMGAGSIGTVAGKTAELLKEKH, encoded by the coding sequence ATGAAGCACGCCGTCAAACACATCCATTTCGTGGGCATTGGTGGTGCCGGCATGAGCGGCATCGCCGAGATCCTGCACAACCTGGGCTACACCGTATCGGGCTCCGACCAGTCGGACAGCGCCACCTCGCGCCGCCTGGCTTCGCTGGGCATCCAGGTGCATGTGGGCCATGAAGCCGCCCACATCGAGGGCGCCGAGGCCGTGGTCACCTCCACCGCCGTGAAGGGCGACAACCCCGAGGTGATCGCCGCGCGCGCGAAACGCATCCCCGTGGTACCGCGGGCCGTGATGCTGGCCGAGCTGATGCGCCTGCGCAAAGGCATCGCCATCGCCGGCACGCACGGCAAGACCACCACCACCTCGCTGGTCACCTCCATCCTGGCCGAAGCCGGCGTGGACCCGACCTTCGTCATCGGTGGCAAGCTCAACAGCGCCGGTGCCAACTCGGCTCTGGGCAAGGGCGAGTACATCGTGGTCGAGGCCGATGAGTCGGATGCCTCCTTCCTGAACCTGCTGCCCATCATGTCGGTCGTCACCAACATCGACGCCGACCACATGGACACCTATGGCCACGACTTCGCCAGGCTCAAGCAGGCTTTCGTGGACTTCCTGCACCGCATGCCCTTCTACGGCTCGGCCATCCTGTGCGCCGACGACCCGGGCGTGCGCTCCATCATCCCGCTGATTTCGCGTCCCGTCATCACCTACGGTTTTGGTGAAGACGCCCAGGTGCGCGCCGTCAACGTCGAAGCGCTGGCCGGTGGCCAGATGCGCTTCGTGGTGCAGCGTCGCAATGGTGTGGTCATGCCCGACATCACCGTCACGCTCAACCTGCCTGGGGTGCACAACGTGCTCAACGCGCTGGCGGCGATTGCCGTGGCCACCGAGATCGAGCTGCCTGACGAGCCCATCATCCAGGCGCTGGGCGCCTTCACCGGCGTGGGCCGCCGCTTCCAGCGTTATGGCGAGTTCAAGACGGCCGATGGCGGCCAGGTCACCTTGATCGACGATTACGGCCACCACCCGGTGGAGATGGCCGCCGTGATCAGCGCGGCCCGTGGCGCCTTCCCCGGCCAGCGCCTGGTGCTGGCCTTCCAGCCGCACCGCTACACCCGCACCCGCGATTGTTTTGAAGACTTCGTCAAGGTGCTGGGCACGGCCGATGCCGTGTTGCTGACCGAGGTGTACGCCGCTGGCGAAGCGCCCATCGTGGCCGCCGACGGCCGCGCCCTGACCCGTGCCGTGCGCGTGGCCGGCAAGGTGGAACCGATTTTTGTGGACGACGTGGCCGAGCTGCCGCAGAGCATTGCGACCAACGCCCGAGGTGGCGACGTGGTGATCTGCATGGGCGCCGGCTCGATCGGGACCGTGGCCGGCAAGACGGCCGAGCTGTTGAAAGAGAAGCACTGA
- the ftsA gene encoding cell division protein FtsA, with amino-acid sequence MAKEYKDLVVGLDIGTAKVMAVVAEVMPGGDLRLAGLGVAPSHGLKRGVVVNIDATVQSIQQALKEAELMADCKISRVWTGITGSHIRGQNSTGMVIVRDKEVAPIDVQRVVETAKAINIPNDQRLLLVEPQEFIIDGHEVKEPIGMSGGRLEVKVHIVTGAQSAAENIVKCVRRCGLEAEQLVLNPSASSAAVLTEDEKSLGVAMVDIGAGTTDVSIFTDGSVRHTAVIPIAGDLITSDIAMALRTPTKDAEDIKVDFGVAKQLLADPNEQVEVPGLGDRAPRMLSRQALAGVIEPRVEEIFSLVHQVIRESGYEELLSSGIVLTGGSAVMPGMVELAEDIFLKPVRKGTPLYSGALHDMVASPRSATVMGLLEEARLARMRGMKAAQQAGSVQTLFGRVRDWFVGNF; translated from the coding sequence ATGGCCAAGGAATACAAGGATCTGGTCGTCGGGCTGGACATCGGCACCGCCAAAGTGATGGCGGTCGTGGCCGAAGTCATGCCGGGCGGTGACCTGCGCCTGGCAGGGCTGGGCGTGGCGCCCAGCCACGGTCTCAAGCGCGGCGTGGTCGTCAACATCGACGCCACCGTGCAGTCCATTCAGCAAGCCTTGAAAGAGGCCGAGCTGATGGCCGACTGCAAGATCAGCCGCGTGTGGACAGGCATCACAGGCAGCCACATCCGCGGCCAGAACAGCACGGGCATGGTCATCGTGCGGGACAAGGAAGTTGCGCCCATCGACGTGCAACGTGTGGTGGAAACCGCGAAGGCGATCAACATCCCGAATGACCAGCGCCTATTGCTTGTTGAGCCTCAAGAGTTCATCATTGACGGCCATGAGGTCAAAGAGCCAATCGGCATGTCTGGCGGTCGCCTCGAGGTCAAGGTGCACATCGTGACCGGAGCCCAGAGCGCCGCCGAAAACATCGTCAAGTGCGTTCGCCGCTGCGGCTTGGAGGCCGAACAGCTGGTCCTCAATCCCTCCGCTTCTTCTGCTGCCGTGCTCACCGAAGACGAGAAGTCGCTCGGTGTGGCCATGGTGGACATCGGCGCAGGCACCACGGATGTCTCGATCTTCACCGATGGCTCGGTGCGCCACACGGCCGTGATCCCCATCGCCGGTGACCTCATCACCAGCGACATCGCGATGGCCCTGCGCACACCCACGAAGGACGCCGAAGACATCAAGGTGGACTTCGGTGTGGCCAAGCAACTGCTGGCTGATCCCAATGAACAAGTCGAAGTGCCGGGCCTGGGTGACCGCGCACCACGCATGCTCTCGCGTCAGGCCCTGGCCGGCGTGATCGAGCCGCGCGTTGAAGAGATCTTCTCGCTGGTTCACCAGGTGATCCGCGAGTCTGGTTATGAAGAGTTGCTGTCTTCCGGCATCGTGCTGACCGGCGGCTCGGCGGTGATGCCGGGCATGGTCGAGCTGGCCGAAGACATCTTCTTGAAGCCTGTGCGCAAGGGCACGCCCTTGTACTCAGGCGCACTGCACGACATGGTGGCCAGCCCTCGCTCGGCCACCGTCATGGGCTTGCTCGAAGAGGCAAGACTCGCGCGCATGCGCGGGATGAAGGCGGCGCAACAAGCCGGGTCTGTTCAGACCTTGTTTGGTCGTGTACGCGATTGGTTCGTAGGCAACTTTTAA
- a CDS encoding PEP-CTERM sorting domain-containing protein, whose translation MKRAAVTLGLALALVATGARADDVSGSFVSSAPAFMTGFASDAGVLTGSVLSSFTGKSGYDIFAVQVDGFAVADLLPGLDDYYYFSAPVLSGFHSITVFGKAYGGSFTGSYEVMAVPEPTTEALALVGMLLVGSLVRRRLG comes from the coding sequence ATGAAACGCGCTGCAGTCACTTTGGGCCTGGCCTTGGCCTTGGTTGCCACAGGAGCCCGTGCCGACGATGTGTCGGGCAGCTTCGTCAGTTCAGCCCCGGCCTTCATGACCGGCTTCGCGTCGGACGCGGGGGTGCTCACGGGATCGGTGCTGTCGTCGTTCACGGGCAAGTCCGGCTACGACATTTTCGCCGTGCAGGTGGATGGCTTTGCCGTGGCGGACCTGTTGCCCGGTCTGGATGATTACTACTACTTCTCTGCACCGGTGCTCAGTGGCTTTCACAGCATCACGGTGTTCGGCAAGGCCTATGGTGGCAGCTTCACCGGGAGCTACGAGGTGATGGCGGTGCCGGAGCCCACGACCGAGGCCTTGGCCCTGGTGGGCATGCTGCTCGTGGGCAGCCTGGTCCGCAGGCGTCTGGGTTGA
- a CDS encoding long-chain-acyl-CoA synthetase: protein MASQTINLLQWMGAVARTAPALPHVAKGLWNLVTLKPDQIGSIGLRFAQLAASQPDQPALVFEGRTWSYAQFNIWANQIAHSLSTAGIRQGDSVGVLMENRAELLACVLGIVKLGAIATLLNNQQRGDPLAHSLRITKPKVVILGEECVEAFDSLAPAIRAELGAQWWWEGDAAAPFGTDSLRRRTLKAESSNPPQTEHITLRQPCFHIFTSGTTGLPKASVMTHYRWHRCMAGLGQLGLRLKADDVLYCPLPMYHNNALTVSWSAVVGAGACMALSRKFSASRFWDEIRANKATAFCYIGELCRYLLNQPVRDTDQTHNVRAIIGNGLRPDIWEAFQARFNIPHIAEFYTASECNLAFVNAFNFQGTAGYCPLPYAIVAFDVENEVPVRQTDGKNAGTMRKVAKGECGLLLTEITDKAPLDGYTDSKATEAKVFRNVFKPGDAWFNTGDLIRDMGFGHIGFVDRVGDTFRWKGENVATTEVEAALGCIEGIEEAVVYGVEVPGADGRAGMAAIRWDHGKGPLDGVALAQALHKALPKYAVPLFIRVRDEHEVTATFKHRKVELKREGFDVDKVADALYALGENGYELMQPAHQMARRA, encoded by the coding sequence ATGGCCAGCCAAACGATCAATCTCCTGCAGTGGATGGGTGCCGTCGCACGCACCGCACCCGCTTTGCCCCACGTCGCCAAAGGGCTGTGGAACCTGGTGACCCTCAAGCCCGACCAGATCGGCTCGATCGGCTTGCGCTTTGCGCAATTGGCAGCCAGCCAGCCTGATCAACCCGCCCTGGTTTTTGAAGGCCGCACCTGGAGCTACGCCCAGTTCAACATCTGGGCCAACCAGATCGCCCACAGCCTGAGCACCGCCGGCATCCGCCAGGGTGACTCGGTTGGCGTGCTGATGGAAAACCGCGCCGAGTTGCTGGCCTGTGTGCTGGGCATCGTCAAGCTGGGTGCGATTGCCACCTTGCTCAACAACCAGCAACGCGGTGACCCGCTGGCCCACAGCCTGCGCATCACCAAACCCAAGGTCGTGATCCTTGGTGAAGAGTGCGTCGAAGCCTTCGACAGCCTGGCCCCGGCCATCCGCGCCGAACTGGGTGCCCAGTGGTGGTGGGAAGGTGATGCCGCCGCGCCCTTTGGCACCGACAGCCTGCGCCGCCGCACCCTCAAAGCCGAGAGCAGCAACCCGCCGCAAACCGAGCACATCACCCTGCGCCAGCCCTGCTTCCACATCTTCACCTCGGGCACCACCGGCCTGCCCAAGGCCTCGGTGATGACGCATTACCGCTGGCACCGCTGCATGGCGGGCCTGGGCCAGCTGGGCCTGCGCCTGAAGGCCGATGACGTGCTGTACTGCCCGCTGCCCATGTACCACAACAACGCCCTGACCGTGTCATGGAGCGCGGTGGTGGGCGCCGGTGCCTGCATGGCCCTGAGCCGCAAGTTCAGCGCCTCGCGCTTCTGGGACGAGATCCGCGCCAACAAGGCCACGGCCTTCTGCTACATCGGCGAACTCTGCCGTTACCTGCTCAACCAACCCGTGCGCGACACCGACCAGACGCACAACGTGCGCGCCATCATCGGCAACGGCCTGCGGCCCGACATCTGGGAAGCCTTCCAGGCGCGCTTCAACATCCCGCACATCGCCGAGTTCTACACCGCCAGCGAGTGCAACCTGGCCTTCGTCAACGCCTTCAACTTCCAGGGCACGGCCGGCTACTGCCCCCTGCCTTATGCCATCGTGGCCTTCGATGTTGAAAACGAAGTGCCCGTGCGCCAGACCGACGGCAAGAACGCGGGCACGATGCGCAAGGTGGCCAAGGGCGAATGCGGCCTGCTGCTCACCGAGATCACCGACAAGGCCCCGCTGGACGGCTACACGGACAGCAAGGCCACCGAAGCCAAGGTGTTCCGCAACGTCTTCAAACCCGGTGATGCCTGGTTCAACACCGGCGACCTGATCCGCGACATGGGCTTCGGCCACATCGGCTTCGTGGACCGCGTGGGCGACACCTTCCGCTGGAAGGGCGAGAACGTGGCCACCACCGAAGTCGAGGCGGCGCTGGGCTGCATCGAGGGCATCGAAGAGGCCGTGGTGTATGGCGTGGAAGTGCCCGGGGCCGATGGCCGCGCCGGCATGGCCGCGATCCGCTGGGATCACGGCAAAGGCCCGCTCGATGGCGTGGCGCTCGCACAAGCCCTGCACAAGGCTCTGCCCAAGTACGCCGTGCCGCTGTTCATCCGCGTGCGCGACGAGCACGAGGTCACCGCCACCTTCAAGCACCGCAAGGTGGAGCTCAAGCGTGAGGGCTTCGATGTCGACAAGGTCGCAGATGCCTTGTACGCACTGGGTGAAAACGGCTACGAGCTGATGCAGCCTGCGCACCAGATGGCCCGGCGCGCCTGA